The Mucilaginibacter terrenus genome has a segment encoding these proteins:
- a CDS encoding ABC transporter permease: MFRHLFKMIWNKKKQNSLLIVEILLSFLVIFAVFTFAINSYNNYAKPMGFNYKQVWAISYNHTLETKNSDSVVLVYENLLRNIKSMPQVVDAGYASGNIPFANNHMSTGIDNNGHKVDNVNNFFMDENYINVMGAKMIAGRWYNKADGGSKANIIVINRKLKEELFGNTDAIGRTFGNNDDKNKRKVIGVIDDIKTDGDYQQAPYGLYNRHDTAAYKWMGKILVKVSPGTDAAFEAKLYKLMANTFKNSNIEIEHLDNKLTAYNKITLVPLIILSIVAAFLIINVALGIFGVLWYNINKRRGEIGLRRAIGAPGSSVSGQLVGEALILATLSLIIGAFFAVQFPLLNVFDLPAVVYLGAMLLAVIFIYLLVLVCSLYPGKQAAAIYPAVALHEE; the protein is encoded by the coding sequence ATGTTCAGGCATTTATTTAAAATGATATGGAACAAAAAGAAGCAAAACTCCCTGCTTATTGTGGAGATATTGCTATCGTTCCTGGTGATCTTTGCTGTATTCACCTTCGCCATTAACTCCTATAACAATTATGCAAAGCCCATGGGCTTTAACTACAAGCAAGTTTGGGCGATAAGTTATAACCACACTCTTGAAACCAAAAACTCCGACTCGGTAGTTCTGGTCTACGAAAACCTGTTACGCAATATAAAATCAATGCCGCAGGTAGTGGATGCCGGCTATGCCAGCGGTAATATCCCCTTTGCCAATAACCACATGAGCACAGGTATTGATAATAACGGCCACAAGGTAGATAACGTTAATAATTTCTTTATGGACGAGAATTACATTAATGTAATGGGCGCCAAAATGATAGCCGGGCGCTGGTACAATAAAGCAGATGGGGGATCCAAAGCCAATATTATTGTCATCAACAGAAAGCTTAAAGAAGAGTTGTTTGGCAATACCGACGCCATTGGTAGGACATTTGGCAATAACGATGATAAGAACAAGCGTAAGGTAATAGGTGTAATAGACGATATTAAAACAGATGGCGATTACCAGCAAGCACCTTACGGGCTATACAATCGACACGATACTGCCGCTTACAAGTGGATGGGTAAAATACTTGTAAAAGTAAGCCCTGGAACCGACGCTGCATTTGAAGCTAAGCTTTACAAGTTGATGGCTAACACGTTTAAAAATTCTAACATAGAAATAGAGCACCTGGACAACAAGCTTACCGCTTACAACAAGATTACACTGGTGCCACTTATAATCCTTTCCATTGTAGCAGCATTTCTTATCATCAATGTTGCATTGGGCATTTTTGGGGTGCTTTGGTATAATATAAACAAACGCCGGGGAGAAATAGGCCTGCGCAGGGCCATAGGAGCACCGGGCAGTTCGGTATCTGGCCAATTGGTAGGCGAGGCACTTATATTAGCCACTTTGTCACTAATCATTGGCGCTTTTTTCGCAGTACAGTTTCCGCTGCTTAATGTATTTGATCTGCCGGCGGTAGTTTATTTGGGTGCGATGTTATTAGCTGTGATATTTATTTACCTGCTGGTATTGGTTTGTTCGCTTTACCCAGGCAAACAGGCCGCGGCAATTTACCCGGCAGTTGCTTTACATGAAGAATAA
- a CDS encoding sigma-54-dependent transcriptional regulator, translating into MILVIDDDIAVRTSLQLLLQSEGYKVSGADAPAEALRIIKADAPELIILDLNFSISTTGEEGMTLLQAIRRADADVPVILITGWGSIALAVQGMKLGANDFINKPWDNGHLLQSVKTLLGLREKTVINRTRRQLDKEYNFQQIIGEDPKMLEILETIGRVAGTDASILIMGESGTGKELIAEAIHQNSLRRNKPFIKVNLGGISTSLFESEMFGHVRGAFTDARFDRAGRFELANKGTIFLDEIGDLDPGSQVKLLRVLQDRTYEVLGSSRTKNVDVRVVCATNKNLTGMANSGTFREDLLYRINLITVTLPALRERPKDIPLLVEFFINNLKQIYNRPELSVSKSAMKWLQQLPLPGNIRQLKNLVERSILVSKKNVLEIDDFRSQLELSPQKTGNSHWPGVGTITLEEMEVEMIKRAMAFHKNRVSKAAPALGLTRSALYRRLDKFEIPYDEAED; encoded by the coding sequence ATGATACTGGTTATTGATGATGATATTGCCGTGCGTACCTCGCTGCAGCTTTTGTTGCAAAGTGAAGGTTATAAAGTGAGCGGAGCTGACGCACCGGCAGAAGCTTTACGTATCATTAAGGCTGATGCACCTGAGCTGATCATACTTGACCTGAACTTCTCTATCAGTACAACCGGCGAAGAGGGAATGACGTTGCTGCAAGCTATTCGCAGAGCCGATGCAGATGTGCCTGTGATATTGATTACGGGATGGGGTAGCATTGCCCTTGCAGTGCAGGGTATGAAGTTAGGGGCTAATGACTTTATTAACAAACCCTGGGATAACGGGCATCTGCTACAGTCTGTAAAAACACTACTTGGCTTACGCGAAAAAACGGTTATTAACCGTACGCGCAGGCAATTAGATAAAGAGTACAATTTTCAGCAAATTATAGGGGAGGACCCTAAAATGCTGGAAATATTGGAAACTATTGGCAGGGTGGCAGGTACCGATGCCTCCATCTTGATAATGGGCGAAAGCGGTACCGGAAAGGAATTGATAGCGGAAGCCATTCACCAGAACAGCCTGCGCCGCAACAAGCCGTTTATAAAGGTAAATTTAGGGGGAATATCTACTTCCTTGTTCGAGAGCGAGATGTTTGGCCATGTACGTGGTGCTTTTACCGATGCCAGGTTTGACAGGGCAGGCCGTTTTGAACTGGCTAATAAAGGGACTATATTTTTAGATGAGATAGGTGACCTTGACCCAGGCAGCCAGGTGAAACTGTTGCGGGTACTGCAGGACCGCACCTACGAGGTGTTGGGCAGCAGCCGCACCAAAAACGTGGATGTGCGTGTCGTGTGTGCTACCAACAAAAACCTTACCGGCATGGCTAACAGCGGTACTTTCAGGGAAGATCTGCTATATCGCATAAATCTGATAACGGTTACTTTACCAGCCTTACGTGAGCGCCCGAAAGACATACCTTTACTGGTAGAATTCTTTATTAACAATTTAAAGCAGATATATAATCGCCCTGAGTTGTCTGTATCTAAAAGCGCTATGAAGTGGCTGCAGCAACTTCCGTTGCCCGGCAACATACGGCAGTTGAAAAACCTGGTAGAGCGGTCTATCCTTGTAAGTAAAAAGAATGTACTGGAAATAGATGATTTTCGTTCGCAGCTGGAGCTTTCGCCGCAAAAAACAGGTAATTCGCACTGGCCAGGCGTAGGCACCATAACGCTTGAGGAAATGGAAGTTGAGATGATAAAGCGGGCTATGGCATTCCACAAAAATAGGGTGAGTAAAGCGGCACCTGCGCTGGGCCTTACAAGAAGTGCTTTGTACCGGCGACTGGATAAATTTGAGATACCGTACGATGAAGCTGAGGACTAA
- a CDS encoding DinB family protein, with protein METQLFVQIALNGWNQQVARAEKFFNGLSDEAFQRTVGAGKNRIIYLYGHLTAYHDMLKETLGLGTATHSFLVNDFLKNADDVKANMPSVAELRQYWAEVHNELNVLFAALPAEDWFKRHNAMTDEDFKKDPTRNRLSVLLSRTNHIAYHFGQLVLA; from the coding sequence ATGGAGACACAACTCTTTGTACAAATAGCCCTGAATGGATGGAACCAGCAGGTTGCACGGGCAGAAAAATTCTTTAATGGCCTCAGCGACGAAGCTTTCCAACGTACTGTAGGCGCTGGTAAAAACCGGATAATATACCTGTATGGCCACTTAACTGCTTACCATGACATGCTTAAGGAAACGTTAGGCCTGGGCACCGCCACCCATTCGTTCCTTGTGAATGATTTTCTGAAGAATGCCGACGATGTAAAGGCAAACATGCCGTCCGTTGCAGAACTAAGGCAGTACTGGGCAGAAGTGCATAACGAATTAAACGTGCTTTTTGCAGCACTCCCTGCTGAAGATTGGTTTAAGCGCCACAACGCAATGACAGACGAGGATTTTAAAAAGGATCCTACACGTAATCGTTTAAGTGTACTGCTCAGCAGGACTAATCACATTGCTTACCACTTTGGTCAACTGGTACTGGCCTGA
- a CDS encoding flavin monoamine oxidase family protein has translation MKNLTRRNFLSKGAMLAGGAYPAMMALGMLKSAPAYSFDLPGSGNGKHIIILGGGLAGMASAYELTKLGYKCTILEARDRAGGRCWSVRNGSTNQETGRPAITAKFDDGLYFNAGPSRIPHHHELTLHYCKELGVPIQVYNNVNEGAYYFAEGKGPLSNKKIRAREVHNDVRGYMAELLSKSIDNGALDAALTKEDTQKVLEYLAAEGGLDIDKLYKASARRGYAESPGAGNLPGKIGEAHKLADFIQSGLLDPDFYNVAEYTYELQMTMFQAVGGMDMIAKALQKQVSASLKLGAEVTNITNLSEGVRVTYKDAVGEHQLQGDICICTIPLPVLSNINNNFSGEVSRAIDYITYNQTGKIGLQFKRRFWEEDDHIYGGITHTNNDLTQIFYPSYDYLGKKGILIGYYNFNEKAQRTGELSYADREKLALEKGRLIHPQYDAEFERSFSVSWHKTRYNMGGWAVYSGETRKNQYPALLKPDGNVYFAGEHLTYLNAWMAGAFESARSVVSSIHGRVTGQQLVYPTTK, from the coding sequence TTGAAAAATCTCACAAGGCGAAATTTTCTCAGCAAAGGTGCTATGCTGGCCGGCGGCGCTTACCCTGCCATGATGGCGTTAGGAATGCTCAAGTCTGCACCTGCATATTCTTTTGATCTGCCCGGCAGTGGTAATGGTAAACACATCATTATCTTGGGTGGAGGCCTTGCCGGGATGGCAAGCGCTTACGAACTAACCAAACTTGGCTACAAATGCACTATCCTGGAAGCGCGGGACCGCGCCGGTGGTCGTTGCTGGAGCGTACGTAACGGCAGTACCAACCAGGAAACAGGCAGGCCTGCTATAACTGCAAAATTCGATGACGGGCTGTATTTTAATGCCGGACCTTCCCGCATTCCGCATCATCATGAGCTAACCCTCCATTACTGCAAGGAGCTGGGTGTACCCATACAAGTCTACAATAACGTTAATGAAGGTGCTTACTACTTTGCCGAAGGAAAGGGGCCGCTGTCTAACAAAAAGATACGCGCACGCGAGGTACATAACGATGTACGCGGCTACATGGCCGAACTGCTGAGCAAAAGCATTGACAATGGCGCTTTAGATGCCGCCCTCACCAAAGAGGATACCCAAAAGGTATTAGAATACCTGGCCGCTGAGGGAGGGCTGGATATTGATAAGCTGTACAAAGCGTCAGCAAGAAGGGGGTACGCAGAATCGCCTGGTGCGGGCAATCTGCCGGGTAAAATAGGTGAGGCGCATAAACTTGCCGATTTTATACAATCCGGTTTGCTTGATCCGGATTTTTATAACGTGGCAGAATATACTTACGAGCTGCAGATGACCATGTTCCAGGCCGTTGGCGGAATGGATATGATTGCCAAAGCGCTACAGAAGCAGGTTTCGGCGTCTTTAAAGCTTGGCGCGGAGGTAACCAATATAACTAACCTGTCGGAAGGTGTAAGGGTGACTTATAAAGATGCCGTCGGAGAACACCAGTTACAAGGCGATATATGTATTTGCACTATTCCGTTGCCGGTACTTAGCAATATCAATAACAACTTTTCTGGTGAAGTAAGCAGAGCTATAGACTACATCACCTATAACCAGACTGGTAAGATCGGCCTGCAGTTTAAACGCCGGTTTTGGGAAGAGGATGACCATATCTACGGTGGTATTACACACACCAACAATGATTTAACTCAAATATTTTACCCCAGCTATGATTATCTTGGTAAAAAGGGTATCTTAATAGGATATTACAATTTCAACGAAAAAGCACAGCGTACGGGCGAGTTAAGCTATGCAGATCGCGAGAAGCTTGCGTTGGAAAAAGGCAGGTTAATTCATCCGCAGTATGACGCGGAGTTCGAGCGCTCATTTTCGGTAAGCTGGCATAAAACAAGGTATAACATGGGCGGTTGGGCGGTTTATTCCGGCGAGACGCGGAAGAACCAATATCCTGCACTGCTCAAGCCTGATGGTAACGTTTACTTTGCGGGAGAGCACCTTACGTATTTAAACGCCTGGATGGCAGGAGCGTTTGAATCAGCGCGCAGCGTGGTATCTTCTATTCACGGGCGTGTAACAGGGCAACAGTTAGTTTACCCAACAACAAAATAG
- a CDS encoding sensor histidine kinase, translating to MKLRTKYILFVIVLHALALLLSFYIFDKNRIYFIFSEVFIITSIIISVQLYRQLISPIKMLLQGIEAIKDKDFNIKFLTTGKHEVDELINVYNQMIDELRTERTRQQEQHFFLEKLIHTSPTGIVILDHDDRVYQLNPKAAQVLGVTEKQLTGEHITVIGNSLLKQAALLKAGESVTLKPDGINTYKLQRSNFIDRGFHRGFIMIEELTAEILAAEKNVYGKVIRMMAHEVNNTIGPVNSILQSALRADTLWQDQSAAAINNALRVAFDRNQNLNHFMRNFADLVKLPPPNKKQTDLQLLVKAVIELMRLKGQENDVRLIFEPTPKAVIVYADVQQLEQALINITKNAIEAVDSNGTVTFSIDAKKQLLTITDTGKGITGKESVQLFSPFFSTKRDGQGIGLTLVREIMLNHGYEFSLKTIADRQTVFSISYH from the coding sequence ATGAAGCTGAGGACTAAGTACATTTTATTTGTTATTGTTCTGCATGCGCTGGCGCTGTTGCTGTCATTCTATATTTTCGACAAAAACCGCATCTACTTTATCTTTTCCGAGGTATTTATAATAACATCAATAATAATCTCCGTACAGCTTTACAGGCAGCTTATAAGCCCTATTAAAATGCTGCTGCAGGGCATAGAAGCCATTAAGGACAAGGACTTTAATATTAAGTTTTTAACTACCGGAAAACACGAGGTAGACGAACTCATAAATGTTTATAACCAGATGATAGATGAATTACGTACCGAACGCACAAGGCAGCAGGAACAGCACTTCTTTCTGGAGAAGCTGATTCATACCTCGCCGACAGGTATTGTAATTCTGGATCATGATGATCGTGTTTACCAGCTTAATCCCAAAGCGGCGCAGGTGCTTGGCGTTACAGAAAAGCAGCTGACTGGCGAGCATATAACAGTCATCGGCAATTCGTTGTTAAAACAAGCGGCTTTATTAAAAGCCGGGGAGTCCGTTACGTTAAAACCCGATGGAATCAACACCTATAAATTGCAGCGTTCCAACTTTATTGATCGTGGCTTTCACCGGGGCTTTATTATGATAGAAGAGCTTACTGCAGAGATACTTGCTGCCGAAAAGAATGTTTACGGTAAAGTTATACGCATGATGGCACACGAAGTAAACAACACCATTGGCCCGGTTAACTCAATTTTACAATCTGCATTGCGGGCAGATACATTGTGGCAGGATCAGAGTGCCGCGGCAATTAACAATGCATTGCGCGTAGCATTTGACCGTAACCAAAACCTGAACCACTTTATGCGCAACTTTGCCGACTTAGTGAAGCTGCCTCCTCCAAACAAAAAACAAACAGATTTGCAATTACTGGTTAAAGCTGTAATTGAACTAATGCGATTAAAGGGCCAGGAAAATGATGTAAGACTCATTTTTGAACCGACACCTAAAGCCGTTATAGTTTATGCTGATGTACAACAGCTTGAACAGGCACTAATTAACATTACAAAAAATGCCATTGAAGCGGTAGATAGTAATGGTACAGTTACTTTTAGCATAGATGCTAAAAAGCAGTTGCTAACCATTACTGATACAGGTAAAGGTATTACCGGGAAAGAAAGCGTTCAGCTTTTTTCCCCTTTCTTTAGTACTAAAAGAGACGGGCAGGGTATCGGGCTGACCCTCGTGCGGGAGATTATGCTGAACCATGGTTATGAGTTCTCGTTGAAAACAATTGCAGACAGGCAAACGGTTTTTAGCATATCGTATCATTAA
- a CDS encoding pyridoxal phosphate-dependent aminotransferase, protein MANTINRRNWLKSSALMAGGVAFLSGTVNKLAAMPLLRNINAFKRVTDESAILTAAPAMKARLLANENPFGPSAAAKKAIADAMDLSYQYAFSAINTLRGKIAAYEGLKQSNVLLASGSSPLLLAAAMHYSKGGKNIITGDPSYDDLPTQAEHFEGKWVKVPLTSDYKLDLDAMEAKVDANTGLVYICNPNNPTATVVDTEKLKAFCERVSKKAVVFVDEAYIDYLPDPKGTTLIGGVKAGQNIIVARTFSKLYGFAGLRCGYIVAQPETIRTLEIYTPGWAGLSSTTLAAAIATYQETDYLQDALKKTNASKEYLYDVLKKEGYTYIPSSANFVMFPLKMDGNKFVGEMMKRGVGVRSWKLNNQDWCRVSVGRMDEMQAFADAFKEIS, encoded by the coding sequence ATGGCAAACACAATTAACCGCAGAAACTGGCTTAAAAGCAGCGCTTTAATGGCTGGCGGCGTGGCTTTCCTTTCAGGAACAGTTAACAAACTGGCCGCTATGCCCTTGCTCAGAAACATCAACGCCTTTAAACGCGTGACCGATGAAAGTGCTATCCTGACAGCCGCACCAGCTATGAAAGCACGACTGCTGGCCAACGAGAATCCTTTTGGTCCATCTGCCGCTGCCAAAAAGGCTATTGCAGATGCCATGGACCTGAGCTACCAGTATGCTTTTTCCGCCATCAACACCCTTCGTGGTAAAATAGCAGCTTACGAAGGGCTAAAGCAGTCCAATGTATTGCTGGCATCAGGCTCATCGCCGTTGCTGCTGGCGGCGGCTATGCATTACAGCAAAGGCGGTAAGAACATCATCACCGGCGACCCGTCTTACGACGACCTGCCTACCCAGGCCGAACATTTTGAAGGTAAATGGGTGAAAGTCCCTTTAACCTCTGATTATAAACTGGACCTTGATGCTATGGAAGCTAAAGTTGATGCCAACACCGGTTTAGTATACATCTGTAACCCTAATAACCCTACTGCAACTGTAGTGGACACCGAAAAGCTCAAGGCATTTTGCGAACGGGTATCAAAAAAAGCGGTGGTTTTTGTTGACGAGGCTTATATTGATTACCTGCCCGATCCTAAAGGCACCACGCTGATAGGTGGGGTTAAAGCAGGTCAAAACATTATTGTAGCACGTACTTTTTCCAAACTTTATGGTTTCGCCGGCTTACGCTGCGGCTACATTGTTGCACAGCCCGAAACCATCCGCACGCTGGAAATATATACACCGGGCTGGGCCGGCTTATCGTCTACTACTTTGGCAGCGGCTATTGCTACTTACCAGGAGACCGATTATCTTCAGGACGCCTTAAAGAAAACCAATGCTTCCAAAGAGTATTTGTATGATGTGCTTAAGAAAGAAGGATACACTTACATTCCTTCGTCGGCCAACTTTGTCATGTTTCCGCTAAAAATGGATGGTAACAAGTTTGTTGGCGAAATGATGAAGCGCGGCGTGGGCGTACGCAGCTGGAAACTTAACAACCAGGATTGGTGCCGCGTAAGCGTTGGCCGTATGGATGAAATGCAGGCCTTTGCTGATGCCTTTAAAGAGATATCTTAA